One window of Pieris rapae chromosome 14, ilPieRapa1.1, whole genome shotgun sequence genomic DNA carries:
- the LOC110998440 gene encoding cuticle protein 16.8: MMLAATLLLCSVALSAVRAEADATTTEPPPPRPYAFSYTAGRYPGHTDRQHAEVSDGSGVVRGTFSYVDPAQRVRTVDYVADRQGFHPVLSDPLPALPQDSEAVAAAKDRHLSLYARIAEEHATHPHPDESYVPRQSAAVSAAAARHASLFRVIAEQHARIAAERDALQQEEQLE, encoded by the exons ATGTTAGCAGCGACGTTATTATTATGCTCGGTGGCGCTGAGCGCTGTGCGCGCTGAAGCAGATGCCACGACGACAGAACCGCCGCCGCCGCGACCCTACGCCTTCTCGTACACGGCGGGACGCTATCCCGGACATACAGACCGACAGCATGCCGAGGTCAGCGATGGCAGTGGCGTTGTAAGAG GTACATTTTCGTACGTGGATCCGGCGCAACGTGTTCGGACCGTGGACTACGTGGCCGACCGACAGGGATTTCACCCAGTGCTGAGTGATCCCCTACCCGCCCTGCCCCAAGACTCCGAGGCCGTGGCCGCCGCCAAAGACCGGCATCTCTCTCTCTACGCTCGCATCGCCGAGGAACACGCAACTCACCCGCATCCTGACG AGTCGTACGTGCCGCGGCAATCCGCAGCGGTTTCGGCGGCGGCAGCGCGACACGCGTCGTTGTTCCGCGTCATCGCCGAGCAACACGCGCGCATCGCTGCCGAACGAGACGCGCTCCAGCAGGAAGAACAGCTGGAATAG